Genomic DNA from Rana temporaria chromosome 1, aRanTem1.1, whole genome shotgun sequence:
CCTTTCCAGAGACTATTAAAAACAtgttggccgggattcagaaaggacttacgacggcgtatctccagatacgccgtcgtaagttcaaATGTGCCGTCATATCTTTCCGCGTATTCTGGAActcgcctgaatttggccaagatacgaccgacgtaagtctcctacgtcgtcgtatcttgggtgcatatttatgctggccgcaaggggcgcttccgtagatttacgcatcgaatatgcaaatgacctagatacgccgattcacgaacgggggtgggcgtaggttatgttcacgtcacaggcattaagccggcgtatgttatggagtaaatttgacgtgatactgagcacgcGCGCGCaatcgccgttcgttcggcgcttcatttacatggggtcacgcttcattatcatCCAACACGCCCACTACTTGCCTACTTTggattacgcgggcttacgccggcccatttacgttacgccggcgcacatatgggagcaagtgctttctgaatacagtacttgcctccccaagttacgtcggcgtagcgcatatcagatgtgctacgccaaactaaagatgcgccgatctctctgaatcccggccgttgtttttttttttttgtgtctctgCGTAAATTGCAAACATTTTCTCAACAACGGCCatgatgaaaataaaaacaagtaattaaaatatattttgggcTCAGTTGCTATCCCACTCTGTCATACTTGGTGTCCCTATGGAAGTGAaggaaatctccctaacaggggcccACACAGAAATAACACTATAGTAAAAGTTATCACCCTGCCCCGCTCTATTCTAAATATTTTAATGTTTGCGCTGGAGTTGGTTAACTAGATTGCGAAAGTATCGTAAAAAGGAAaatcaatgaagaaaaaaaattaacaacagATCTACACACCCAGACCTGGATTGTCCTTATTGTGCAACTTTACCTGAAAATGCAACCATGAAACATAAATGCAGTTCACAGCGGACCCATCTCTTTGGACAGAAAAGCAGCCATTTTGTAATATCCCACATTGATCATAAGATTGGATCCTGATAATCTACTAAAAATGATTAAGGCCTCAGGTGCCACAAACCTCAGTTACACCATTAGCTAGGACTAAATGGGTAAGAGAAATATTGATTCgtcacacaaaataaaaactgtattTGCCAGGGTTGGTTTTCAAAAACTGGAGCAAATGAATGTGTTCACAGAAAACATATTGCCCATTTAATTACAAGGATGAAACCTGATTGGCTCTTATGTACAGCGCAGATTTGCTCCAGCCTGGCTGTGAGACGTAGCGCCATAAACCTTAAAGTAGGCCTGTGGTCAAGCTATGGACCTCAAAATATTGACATATTCTTACCAAACAGTAAATACGATTTGAACAAAATCTCCCACTGAGTTTTGTAGCTGGAGACAATGTGGAGCAATTCATCAAAGtttataacaaaacacttttacTGTCTTTCAGCCACTATCCCCCCCAATCCCAACGGTGATTTAACTGCTCagcttctccttctcccctctcctaGCAGTGACACAGCAGCTCAGCTTCCCCTGCTCCAAGTCCACACTCACAGTTGTGATACAGAAGCTCAGTTCCCCTTGGAGGGTTAACAGTGCTTTCTAATCACAAACACAGAGcagaagcaagggaagagaaaaGACAGCAGAGTACTGAGGCTGGACTTGAAGGCCTTTTACAGTGAAATTTGAGGATGCAGTACTCCACAGTACCTGTAGCTACATAGGTCAATCAGTGCTGGTGGTAAAGTTCATGTATTGCTTATTAAGAATATGTACATTGTTGAATGTCTTTAGCTTGACTACAGGTCTACTTTAAAGAGAACACCCACACTAATCTACCAGGCAGGGGTGAAGGGAGTGAGAGGAATAAAAGTTGAAAGGATCAGTTACTGTTACTGACCCACTGTTTAAAAACCTGGTCTGAATCGTTTTCATAACCAGTGCCTACATCTCTGTCTTCACCAGGCCTGAGAAAGATCAAACACTCTGAGAATAAATcgcaactccagccaaaacatttttgggCTTGAAAAGAATAaaacttttgtgtgttttttttttttttttttgctgtttcctCATTGTGGAGATATCCCTCACTTTCTTTTGGGACAGGAGGTTATGAGAAATCTGTTTAGCAAGGACAAAGACTGCAACAAAgcacattttttgtaaaacagGGAATGATTAGAACCTTTGTCAGGCTATTCTTACTATTTGTAATTTGCTGATATGGTGATGACCAATCCCTTAATCTCTGTTGTCACAGACTGTCACAGGGACAGCAATTGCAGTAAAACTTTTCCCaatggggtcacagacagcaataaaaatctgacaagATTTATTTTAAATCACATTTACAGTAATAtaagttttggctggagttgagATTTTAAGAGTAAGTCACAGGAACTGGAAGTCACTAAAACTGGTGCTTTGAAGTGACAGATCACAGCACTGGGGACACCAAGGTGAGTGCAGTCTACGCGGTACACTCACTGCCACCCTGCTTTACTGGTCCCGACTTAACATATCACTGTGGAGCTGCCCATTAAACAAGATCAAGGCATAAAACTTGAGGGATCAAAATACCCCATCCCAGCAGAGTGCATATTGCCTTCATTTTGAGCTGGTCTGATGAAGCCCACAGCTTGGCTCTGTTGGGCCTTTTGAGCAAACTCCTTCATAGCTTCACTACTGGAAGGGCTGACCTGAACTTCCGAATTTGGCATTAACACTAAAACATTGTTTCCATCTACCCCTTCCACTTTTGAATATTCCCTATTCGCAACTAGTACTGAAAATTGGTCCGTTTTGCCTCTGTTTTCTTTGTGTTTTGGTATTAATGCTAGGGCATCGTTTTGGTTAACTTTATGAACTTCCACATAGTCCATGGCTCGAGGAACCATGAAAGAAGTCTTCTGGTTGGCCAGTAAAAGTAGCATATCAGGGTCCACGCCCTTGGAATGCAAATCTGCCAAGTCAATCTGCTTGGCTTGTCTCTCCTCGCCAATGGTCTCTATTGTTCTAAAGAATCTCTGCTGGCTGTTTTCTTCATTTGGCATCAGAAATGCTGGCGTATTGACTTTCATGGCGCCAAGGGCTAACTTGCAAATATCTGTGATGTTGTGGTATGATGAAGTTGGAGATGGGTTATCCGTTGCAGTGCCTTTAGGCCAGTTAAAAGAACTGTTATCACTGCAGTTTGAAAACGAGGGGTCCAGCTTTTTTTGCAGAGGCCAAGGGCATGTAGTTGCAGAAGGCTCATGAGTACTGTTTTCAGAACTCTTGAAACCCTGGGAGATGACCCTTTGGTCCTTCTTTCCTTCAGAGGGAACAAACGGACTGTCACAGCTTCCTCTTCCTGAGTCATTGTCTGTGTCCACAGGGGAAACTTTAACATGGTTGCTTTGTGGGTCCCTTTCTGGAGTGGACATGAGGTGCTCCTTGCTGTCATCCACCTCTAAAAACTCCACCAAGAGGTCTTCACAGTCAGAGGTTGGAGGAAATCCTTGACAGCCAAAAGCACTCAACAGTTCTTCAGATTTCCCGCTCTGGcaagaaatgaaagaaaaaaaaactattagaattCAATTAAACAACAAGACAGCAAAACACAGATAATTACACTCCATGTATGGGCTTGTGTGCACCAGAGTTTTTATATtagtaatttattcataaactaaTAGATATATAGATTTGGGCTTTTGCACATACAAGATTATCAAAAAAGCTTTATTAGATAATGGTATTTTGCACTAAATCTATATTTGCCATGAAGTTTGAGTGATGGCAAATAGCAATTTTTTCCACAAGGAATTGCCACAAAGTATGTTTACTGAAAAGCTTTGTAACTGACTTATTTTTACAGATTACCAAGCAATTTTCCGAGGAGTGATTTAAGACTCTAtgaagcctcgtgcacacgaccgagtttctcggcaaaaaccagcaagaaacttgctgttttttttttttttgcagaggaaaccggtcgtgtgtacacttttcgacgaggatctcgtcgagccaaaaagagagcatgacttatttttcctcgacggcattggagaaatttggctctccgagatcctcgacagcctaacaagaaactcgacgagcaaaacgatgtgtttcgcccgtcgagttcctcggtcgtgtgtacgaggcctgacagtacgATCAATTTAGAATGAATAGGCTGTATGTATGTCATAGATTAGAATATCTCAATGCTTCTCTATGTGTAACATGATTTCCCCAATAGGTTGCAACAGCTATgtgctagagcaggggtctccgaactttccaaacaaagggccagtttattgtccgtcagactttaggggggttgGACTATGGCCAGTAGAAGAAgacattttcctggcatcaaTGGGAGTAAACATTGCCAAATTTGGTGCTgaggggagtaatagtgccccatcattggtattattgggaggaatagtgccccaatattggtgtcagtggaaggaatagtgccccaatatTGGTTGTCagtagtgtctcatatcagtggaagtGATAGTGGCCCAAGGTccggataaaggcaagaaaaAGGCCGCAGTTTGTAGACCAATGTGCTAGAGACTAGAGGCAAGGAGGTGATCCAGAAAGCTGTAGAGCTACAGGCTTTAAATAGGGGTgtcacccttaggccccgtacacacgacgagtttctcagcagaattcagccagaaactcgaccggagctgtattctgccgagaaacacggccgtgtgtacactttcggccgaggaaaccgacgaggatctcgtcgggccaaatagagaacatgttctctatttcctcgttagtcaataaggaaacttggctcgccgagatcctcggcggcttcacaaggaactcgatgagcaaaacgatgtgttttgctcgtcgagtttctcggccgtgtgtacggggccttagtcatgAACAATGTAGcccgattgtacaatctctgtacaataaTTTTTAGCATCACTAAAACGTAAGCATACCTGACCAAATCAttcaatttgtatccaatcagttTTTTGGCAAATGGGGATTTCAATATGGGTGATCACATTCAGACTATAATGACCTGGAACTGATGTGTGAATCACACGACTGGCCAAAAAATCACAAGTATTTTAGCAGTTAAAAACTACATGTTCccttttaaaatgtaataacCAATAACTTAATGAAATATACTAGACAAGATGCCAGTGCACAAAAgccccaggagtcatgggattACACAGTACCTGGCAAAGTAATGAGCAGTTAGCACATACTTACATATGACTTCTACATCGGTATTCTTGTAGCTGCCATTAATATATCTTTCATAGTGGGCCGACCTGAGCTGTGTGTGCAGAGAGCAAACAAAATTGCCTTATAAAGGAAATGTTCTGCTCTGGATTGCCATTTCTGCTTTGTGATTGGTTTATAAAGGAGCAAATCAGAGTAAAGCCTAGCAAAGATCAGCACTGTGGTTCAGGTTAATTCACTGGTTCCTTAGGCCTGGTTTAGGGCCAAAAGGGTTGCCTTAAGTTTTGGCAGGAATACAATACAAAAGAAAATGAAGTGAAAGTGGATCTCTGGGCGAGTGTAAAATGAATTAACACTCTCATGTACTCCTCCCATGGGGCAAGTTCCTTCTGAAACCTCTCGGTAGTACCTTTGTCTTGGGCTTCATCTTCTACAACTCACTAAAGAGACAGCTCCCACTTGTAAAGTCTATCCTGCATAGGGGTGATTTATTGGATgtgtactagagctgcacgattaatcgtcaagaatcgttatcgcgatctttttcccgttgcgattcttgacacagggtttcacaatctttgacatgaaaataattttctctctgcactttggtatgcaaagttaaagggccagattcacaaaggagatacgacggagtatctcagatactccgtcgtatctctcagagtatctatgtgacTACGCATAGTTACgcgagttacgcatagatatccctaagatccgacaggtgtaattgttttacactgtcggatcttaggatgcagtactgcggccgctgctggggggagtttgcatcataaaccagcgtcgggtatgcaaattaggagttacggcgatccacaacggattttcgcgttcgctacgtcgccgctagtctagtttcccgtcgcaaagttagtcgtcgtttttggtgccttaactttacacagcaatcgtatttctgtataaagtatggccgtcgttcccgcgtcgaaatttaaaaattaacgtcgtttgcgtaagccgtctgggaatacggaattacgctacgcgcgtcgccgttcggaaaaatgacgtcactgcgcgcaaagcacggcgggaattccgaaatggagcatgcgcagtaggtccggcgcgggagcgcgcctaattttaatggcaCACGccaatttaaattacgcgggcttacgccggaggccgccggcgtagttttcatcgcaagtgctttgtgaatcaagcacttgcgatgaaaacttgcggcggtgtaacgtatctacgatacgttacgctgccgcgattctacgtgaatctggcccaaagtctgggcagtctgccaagttttgaaaacattctttctcAGTAgaatgttaagtctaaacattgtatcacattgacttttacatcaaaggaatagacttctgtatgtaaattaggaacgtttaaccactttaaacaccaaacctttttctgacagctcctttcaagttaaaatatttttttttttttgctagaaaattacttagaacccccaaacattgtatatatgtatatatatatatatatatatatatatatatatatatatatatatatatatattatttagtagagaccctagagaataaaatggcggttgttgcaatattttatgttgcactgtatttgtgcagcagtctttttaaatgcaattttattggaaaaaattactgtaatgaatttaaaaaaaactagccagtaaagttatcccattttttttttgtataaatgtaaatgatttTACGccatgagaatcgtgagagaatcttgatgttcattctaagcaaaaaaatcgtgattctcattttggccagaatcgtgcagctctaatgtgtACTGAGGAGCACTTGGTTGGTACAAAAGTTCTTCTCACTTAAAGGACTTTTTGAAACAATTAATGGATAAGAGCATCAAATACAGCCAATGCATTTTCCAGGGCTTGAGCAGTAAATGTTAATAGAATTAATTCAGCATGCACTGGGGGACATGTGTTAAGGCTTGATGAAGATTAACATAGCCATATAATGGTCATTGCTTCACTATTTTAATAGCTACCATTCTGTgagctctcacagacctgttccAACAGGTAGGCAATGTATTTTATGGCTTTAGAATATGTCATTTTATTCTTATTTAAAAGGTGACACTACAAGTCAGCAGTAGAGGCTACAGTGCTGATTAAATACAACacaaaagaaatatttttttgcgACTTTTAAAAAGGTACAGTGATATAGACGTGTTTGCCTGACGCCATCTCCGGTGCTGTAGGTGCTTGTGGAgtccggtggaacgcacgccgccacAGAGGTGGGAGCGAAGCGAAACCCAGAGACATTTTTTACacatctgcagccccagtgctgggaggcactttttaatgtaagaggccatttggcatttctTTTATGTTCACcttttaatataataaaacagtattatgctatgggcCTTTccgaatcatttttgcatatctAACCTGACACTCCGCGAGTGAGGCAATCGGATTACATTTTCCTGTCAAATcggcatgtgtgcaggcacaatcctgctaaaGTTTTATCTGACTCTCTTTTTCACTAAAGAAGCCAGGtagttctggtaagcgcattcaaTATCTGTGCACTTTGGGTGACGACAGCTATCAATGTTTGGTGAAGGATTATTATCaccttaaccagttccctaccgagccataataatatgacgtcggcaggaactgtctgtccttcagagtggacgtcatatgacgtcctgtgcatCGCGGCCGATAGGGGGCGCGCCGGCCCGCAGCAAAGCACGAGACCCGGTGcgcgggcacccgcaattgccgccaaacacggcaggagtgtggatctgtgtgtgtaaacacacagatccacctcctgtcagaggtgagaccgatgtgtgttcccagaacagaggaAGACATATCGgtttcctccccttgtgagtcccctccccctacagttagaaatcactcccagggaacatattaaccccttcagtgccccctagtgttaactccttccctgccagtcacatttacacagtaatcagtgcagttttatagcactaattgctgtataaatgtgaatggtccgatatgtccgccgcaatgtcacggtcacaatgaaaatcgcagatcgccgccattactagtaaaaaataaataaaaatgccataaatctatcccctattttgtagacgctataacttttgcgcaaaccaatcaatatacgcttattgcgattttttttttaccaaaaatatgtagaagaatacgtatcggtctaaactgaggaaaaattatttatttatttttttaaatgttgctatttattaaatcaaaaagtaaaaaatattgtgttttttcaaaattgttgctcttcttttgtttatagcacaaaaaaataaaaaccgcagagatgatcaaataccaccaaacgaaagctctatttgtgggggaaaaaacataaagattttttttcggtacagtgttgtatgtccgcgcaattgtcattcaaagtgaaacagcgctgaaaactaaaaattggtctgggcaggaagggggtgaaaatgccctgtatggaagtggttaagcaagattTTATGTTCAGTTGTTAAGAAGATCTATCATTGGATTTATTGCAACACTTATTGGGACTTTCTAGAGTTTTATGATTTACTATCACATAATTGCACTAGTGATGATGCACTATGTTTATATATTTGTTGTAAACATTTGAATTTATATTTCATtatttatatttgttatttttaacaattaCAGATTGGTATTTGATAGGCACTACACTGTAGTTGAGTGCCCTCTATATCCACTTTCACAGTGATATAGGTATAGACccatatcaataaaaaaaaataaattttttttaagtattggTAAAACAAACTCTGTATTGTGTCTGGCACACAACTTCATTACATATTATTGTACTCAAAAACCTACTAGGTCTCACCAATACACATTTACTTATATTGCAAAATTGCAACCAAAATATGTTACACAGTTGTAAGAACACTTTATGGAAGGACCACATCTTGAAGCGTTTAACAAACAAGGTTCATATTTTGGAtagtagatattttttttttttttttctttttaaagtgtattttgtgcgtgaactcgagagaggagccggactgcaggagttgggagtaggcaggcctcccccagaggcaatctgccatctttctccatgccccgggtggcaatggcgggtgtgtgagggggtcctcccacacagcccgccctacctgctccgctttgaagcccaacggggcagagggactccctataagggagtgagaggattagcccgctcaaccagccccattagtccttcgcctctcttttagagaccgcgtggtcaaagtgcgtgtgttaacccaatttagagtgcgtgtgtaggtgtggtggtttttgtgggaggggggtgggcgtactaagcacaggcttaccctgcatagcacacccaccgggagccgggctgagaccaccaaaatcaattcacatgaagccgagaccgggatccgaacctctagctgcagaggtgaatggcttgtcagcacagtgccaatcgcgttgagccaccgcagctcccatctTGGATAGTAGGATAGTAGATATAATACCTAAACCTGATCAAATCTGGCATCAATTATTCTTTAACCAATTGAGAACCAATAATCCTCTCTTTCTGTACATGTTGTAAATATTCTTTTAAACATGATTGTCAATGATGATGTTAGATAAACTACGTTCAAATTGGATCACTCAAATGTCAATGAGAATCAGAAACTGACTACCCAAATTAAGTCTGTGACAAATGAGTCTATATAGGAGAACTGTGGGCATTAGCACCAGGgtcgctgataagccagtacaactggccctttttttttttttttaggggtccaaaggtccccaggggcccggaggcccacagggtcccagatgacaactccccttttttttatttattttttataaaaaatatatatattttttttaatatatttttattttaatttttattaaagggccattttttttttttagaggtccaggcgtccccaggggtccgaaggccccccagggccccggatggcaacccccctttttttatttattttttataaaaaaaaatatattttttctaatatatatttttttttttttttttattaaagggacaattttttttctctagtaACTAGTTACTAGTAATGGTATCGGgtccgatactgagcatttgcgcgagtacttgtatttgcgcaaatgctcccgatgcttcacccggtactttttttttctagagagcgggtggagagggggcggagggcggagcagagcagtactgaaagaGAAAGCTAAGCCAAGCCAAGACCTCCTCCCGTCACCGtcgcctagttgatcagcgcggggaacattacagcttccatttgaatagctgtgtgttcctcgCCGTGCcctgtcatatatagcccctcccccttgtcggcactttgattggatgggtgatctgtctatcaaagtgcccggacaaagggggaggggctatatatgacgaggcgcggcagggaacacacagcttttcaaatgaaagctgtaatgttccccgcgctgatcaactaggcgacggcggcggggggag
This window encodes:
- the PRLR gene encoding prolactin receptor; the protein is MWPAQISALAVPLVLFIVINITPVNAQSPPGQPEVIGCRSYDKETVTCWWKPGSDGGLPTNYTVLYWTERSKTEQECPDYHSSGPYTCFFDKAHSSLWMYYFVYVKATNALGSNVSDIYRFEIGDIVQTYPPRNLTLLYETEKSSLPYLMVTWVPPEKADVKMGWITLQYEVRLKEEKKHVWEEHLVDHQTKLKVFSLTPGEDYVVQVRCKADSKHWSEWSEESYIKIPGGPRKRDMKLWISVAVLSVIICLTMIWTMAIKGCSWMSCICPPVPGPKIMGFDTQLLKSGKSEELLSAFGCQGFPPTSDCEDLLVEFLEVDDSKEHLMSTPERDPQSNHVKVSPVDTDNDSGRGSCDSPFVPSEGKKDQRVISQGFKSSENSTHEPSATTCPWPLQKKLDPSFSNCSDNSSFNWPKGTATDNPSPTSSYHNITDICKLALGAMKVNTPAFLMPNEENSQQRFFRTIETIGEERQAKQIDLADLHSKGVDPDMLLLLANQKTSFMVPRAMDYVEVHKVNQNDALALIPKHKENRGKTDQFSVLVANREYSKVEGVDGNNVLVLMPNSEVQVSPSSSEAMKEFAQKAQQSQAVGFIRPAQNEGNMHSAGMGYFDPSSFMP